A stretch of DNA from Montipora foliosa isolate CH-2021 chromosome 4, ASM3666993v2, whole genome shotgun sequence:
ACTTGATACAAAACCAGCCTTCTCTACGACAAATTTGAGTTcaaagagccaccactcataTCTTGTCAAATGGgaaaatccctaaaagacatGCTCGTAACAGCAAAGCTTTATCAATCCTTGTTACTTCCTACtgtgcatattctgacccctgATGTTTATTTCCAACAGTATGCTGTACAGAATTCGGAATGCGAGGCAAGACGTCTCAAATATTAaacaatataaataataaaaattctaATTTAAATTTGTCACGTTTTGACAAAAACTTTAATAGGTTATTCTCAATGTGATACTTGCAAAGTGTAATTTGGGCTAAAAAATGTGAATCTAAAATCCAAATTGGTTCGGCCCGTGGATAACTACTTGCCTCGATTTGACTACTATTGTGGGTAGTTCTTTTTTCCTGTTTCAGCTTTATTAAGAAGTGTACTAAAATAAGGAAAGTTAAATTTAGAGTAACCCCAATTTGTATTGGCCCGCAGGAATAGCCCAATCAGCGATTTTTGTGGCACAGTTTCTACGGGCAATCATGCCATATTCTTAAGAAAAAAGTCCTTTcccttttttcaaagaaaattaaatgaatATCAAAAGCAGTTCACTTAGACGTGCTCACAAATATTGGAAAGAAACTAGCAGGCAACTCCGCCATCCGTCCTCCACAAACAATTGCAACTGCCACGTGAATAACTCACGTGGGTGCAAACACTCCTCTACTACCCCTCCCAGGCAATCACAGGAATCGATGGCAAACAACGGTTGAAGTGAGATGTCGTCTTTGTCTGATTCTCAGGAAGATAGCTTTTCTTACGAAGGTGAAAGCGACATGGTTgaggatttatttttaggaaatAGGAAAAGCTCTCCTGTCGTATTGAGTAGACGGGAAAGTGTTTTTCTCGCAGAGTCTTCATTCTCGTCTTCAAAAGGACATGGAtcaaaatcacaacagacaAGCGAAGGGTCTGTTCAAGAGGACAACAAAATGAGTTTAATTGCAAGGGAAAACATAGCAGAATCAGAACACCTAACTATTAATGAAGGACAAGAACATTATTCAGATTGGTTTGAGTCTACTTCAGCTAGTGAAAGGAGTACGGATGCACAATTTCAAGATACGATTTCATTAAAGGTAGGCAGACTAGTTACCATAAATTATCAAAAATTGACCTTTCAAAGCGTGTCAGCTAAACCACTTCAGACTCAAGCTTATACTTGTCGTACTTCTTTTAATCTGCCATATGTTATAAATGCAACTACAGATGTTTGACGGTGTAATTATGCGCCAGTGTGCGACAAATGCAGATTGCAAGTTGACTGCATCCAGACTTATCCAGACTGGCTCCGGGATGTGTCATGCCGTCACGCAACCCTCTTTTTCCCAACAACTTAGTGTGCGTTTCTTTGGGATGCTCCGAAATGGATCGCTGAtctaagatcacttggatcacgaCGCATAAGCATcgtttccagtttcttttagGACTGTAcagtggtcccaagagaaaataaaaacagtgaTTATGTAAAATTTTTGTGGGCAAACGtgaaagagtattatggtatttttaaaaGTCGGCTATTCACAGAGCTTgaagtctgcagtctgcatttgtTACACACCCGAAATgtgccccccctccccttcctgGGAAGGGTGATAAACTATACGGCAtctagttgcttggcaacaggtgaaaagaaaatttctgGCTATACGGCATCTAGTTGCTTGGAAACAGGTGAAAAGAAAATTCCTGGACAGGAACCCATATTAGTTCACTAGTTGCATGCTCACTCATTGAACGACAAAAACTCCCAAGAAGCTAGGTTGTTTATCATTGaaggtcctgaatggacaatgtgTCCCGCTGGTGTGCGGGCTCTACAGGGTCATGCACCCACAAACTCTCAATAGCTATTATACATGTTCAAGGTGGAATGTGCTGTGGGGAGGAGTCCTGCTGATCTGCTATATCACCTAAAGTGAAAAACACATGTTCTCATGTTTAAACATATGTTCAGTAcaatctataataataataatttttgtacAGTAATATTATCATCATGAttaaatgaataataaaatgaattttattttgtaaaatcTATAGTATTTTCTGGAttgctttttcccttttcctaCTTAATTGTACTGAATTACCCTGAACTACATGTATCTATTTTACTTTGGTAAAAGTTATGAAATTGTGGTATTTGACCTGAATTCCGCATTTATGTGGGCTTTAACTCTTGTGGAGTACTGATGAaccattttgttttaaattccaTGAGGTTATTTGATCCTGTGTTAAAATGTATTCTGATGATGTTAAACAGGATGAAAGTATTCTTCATACAGAggagaacaaaaggaaagacTCTTTTATCATGAAGAAGTTAGCCCTTCTTATACCTGGATGTAACCCACACAATAATGGAAAAAgtgatgaggataaaatacTTTATGGTGGGTCAATCTTATAAAGTTTAACTGGCTAGTTTAACCCTTTTACCACCAAGGGCTTCCTCATTGATGAGAAAAATCGTctagcattagacagagtaaaatatatacCGGTAATTAGCGTCAATTTGCATTTACGACAGTGAAAGGgtttaataaaataatgaaatttttcTACACATTTATATTTCAGGCAACAAAGAAATGAGCGActtctgttttaaaaaaatacagttaTTAATATCGACGGAAAGACCTAAGGGCAAAAGAAATCTCTGTAAGTACAGACTGTGTACCTTAACATAagatagactgcgagcagtctctcttttgctctaaaattgttgaaacaaatATTGTGGGCGTTGGTGTAGAGTGAATCTAAACCTACGCCGCGGTATTTGCGACCtgcagtttcagccattttgaaagatCAACATACGTattcgtttcaacgattttagagcaaaagagagactgctcgcagtctaaacATAAGAAGGATATTAGCATTATAAGTTCTATATACTCCACAATGATAAACATTCTgtttttccaaatttaaaaAGTATGTCTGCTCAGTATTTGACAGAAGTTTAACCTCTTGGTCtatcaaaataataattgttaaatttttgttaataatcTTGCCTGCTCAATGACTTGAACTTATTGGAGTTTAGTTTATCATTTTCCTTGTCAACATTCTTGTCTCCTTTCTTCTTGGGTTTCTTAAGTGAACgtgacagatttttctttattttttcaattGAAACATCATTCATGGTGTTCTGAGATAAAAGCAATTAGGAAAATTTTGTATCGATGTTCCTTCCATGTCCCTTTGCCTTTTCAAGTTGGAATTTTCACTTCCTGTAAGATACAAAACTGCACTAGTAAGGAAACTGAGGATAGCAGAACTTagattttaaaacaagaacgaCTTTTTTGCAGGGtctgaattttcctttttttttttttagattgagAAGTTGCTGAAACTGCTTCTAAGATGTGCTGTATTTGGTTGCAATAGTGAAATTAGACAAGAAAACGAAATTTCTATCCCTTAAAATTCCCAGACACTTTTTCCCAAGAAAGTTGATAGCAGCTACAAAAGGTTGAAAAAATTAATGGAGaaacttcaccttcttggggcattATTAATTTACCCATTATCTcacacactgcagcccccctccatCCTTATCAATATTGCTAGCAATACAAAATAAccctgaaaacttgaacagtCATCATTGAaaggggagagggaggggaagtgggaaaCGTTGGAATTCTAGATCTGGCAGTTATTAacagctagaaaaggtgtttttaacAGGAGTTTCTTACCAATTTTGCAACCTGTTGTAGCTACAATAACCAGATTGATCTTCAACTCAGTGGGTATTATGTTTGATAGGTGAGGTATTCTTGACATCCAAGAAACAACATGTTCGTCAATCAGTTGTTGGAAGGAAGGCAAAAATCGAAAGCTTAAAGATAGAAAACTTTAtgaataaaatggaaaaggttGGTGTTGTTTCCTAATTTTCCTTTGGAGATTAACCCTTTGGCTTTgggttaaccctaacccaaaaTAATGGTTTTGGTTgtcaataagcacttaatgactggccccaagggaaacagcgagttttgtttccccgagaccctcaatgttccccgaggcgaagccgagggaaacattgaggtcgaggggaaacaaaactcactgtttcccgaggggccagtcattaagtgttttgttatacctcccaactcaaaatagaacaatacacagataaaaattatttgcttgacgtcggctggtgtacagatttgccgccgtttcaaaggtgcacgacctgattaCGTGTGactcgaaagttcaagttgttgttgccctagggcatcatgaagttttgttcaccctagggcgtcatgaattttgaccaatgacacgtgacacgttctcctccaatcagaaaacgtatttgagttgagAGGTATAACAATGGTTATTGTTCTACAattaatttgaatattttttcccAAACACAGTTCAGCAAGTTGCTGGCTTAAATGCTACCATGTGTAGATATAAGGATCTTTTATGTTACTTTTGTTGTAGCACTTTCCCAATGAATAGAACATAGTTTATAAAATTAATGTCTAACTGAGATGTACCAATAACTTCTGTCTTTGTTGTCATTGCTGCTTCACAGATGGTAGCTGGCATTTGGTGGTATTATGAACACCACCAATCTACGGAATGGGCCCGAATTATTGAGTGACTGCCCCACCCACTTtagttaaacattttgatgaaattccttttctACGGTGCGAACAGTGGCCTGCTTTGGCCGTCAAGGTGTACCGGAACAAAATCATGAGTCCTGGGGGAAATGGATAAAAGTGCAACCATGCACTCACTGTTCCTTTGAGTGCAAGAAAGGTTCCCTGGCCTGAAAAGCAGCATTGAACACAACACCTCTCAAGAATTTGAATTATTTACAAGTGAAAGTGGGCAGGGCAGTGACTCAGTAATTTGGGCCCATTTCACAGGTTGATGGTTTTCGTAGTGCCAATACAGGGAGATTAATTAAAGACGTCTTATTTTGACAATGGCATGTCGATGTCAACTGACTGAAAAGGACAATGCTCAATCATGACAACTGGAAGAAAGTCATAGCAGAAGTCTGAGCAAGAGATAGGATGTTGTCAAATGCCAAAGCTTATTATTCTAAACTTCCTGTAATATTTTGCGTAAGCGGTGTATCAACATTATCATCTTTGTTgcaaaatgacatttttttttgtcttgattCCTTTTTATCTGACACTTACCAGATCAAACAAAGTGATTTCCACATCCCATCTCTCTGCAGTGACTGCAGGTAATAAGCACAAAGAATGATAACATTATTCTCTTGTCTTGCTTGTTTTTTGAGGGTAACACATGCCAGTGAACAGATTAACTTGTGGCCATTGATGTGCACCGTTTACCCCCTTCCTCCAGCTGATCAGTACTCTGTTTTAtgtattttaacccattgactcctagagATGCactttatagattttactcgtcaagggGGATGGTCCAGGTGTCAATGTCCGCATTTTAAAGGTGCTGGTGCAgggatcagaggaaagttgaAACAGACTGATGTTGATGGAATAAGACTGGGATTGAACTGACGACCTCCAGCAGAGAAGGCCACACACTAATCGACTGAGTTGTCTGTGAGCTTTATGCCTGTGTGGTTCTGGTTGATTGATTGGTTGTCAGTCATGCTgttaaaatgtaaaacaaaaagTAGACATAAGTCCCACAGTGTTTTGTCGATATTTACAGGCAAGATTAACTGCAACATTTTTACAACCATGAAAGTAGCAGGGGGTATCACCTGTGCTCAGGGTATCTTGATCATGCTGAGTACTCTTAACTGTGATGTTGGTGATACAGACTAGAATAACGACATATGAATCAATAGCATTGAGTTTggtttttaattcttttctaGAACAGTGATGTCTAACAATGCAAAAAGGGAAttcttaaaaagaaaactagagATTGTCAAAAGACAAGAATTTGAGGACAGGCTTCAGACACACTTGTATCAAAAGGTAATGTTaaagttaatttaatttaaataacAATGTTATTCTATTATTAAAAAGATGCATTGAATACGAGATGGTAAATTGCCAACGAGGTTGGCTATGACCAATCTCATTCATACCCAACATGCTTGGAATGAATAGAATAAGGATGTTTTATTGAATTCATAAAACTATGACTATGACCTTTGTCAGTTTTGCAAATTGAGTCCCAGTGCATTCAGTTCTCCTATAAGGTCATACCATATTTGCACTGATGACATGGATTCAGTGAGCCAGTCAAAATTCTAGAAAATACAATATGCAAGAATGAGAATATATAATAGGATGCAgcttaatggggacatagtttttcagtgagtgattaattaacgcattagacagagtaaaatactaagtctggccggtcagGGTAGTGGATTTCCACGTATCCACTTTTTGATGGACCCAACCAGAATAAGAACTCAGG
This window harbors:
- the LOC138000120 gene encoding uncharacterized protein C8orf48 homolog, which produces MSSLSDSQEDSFSYEGESDMVEDLFLGNRKSSPVVLSRRESVFLAESSFSSSKGHGSKSQQTSEGSVQEDNKMSLIARENIAESEHLTINEGQEHYSDWFESTSASERSTDAQFQDTISLKDESILHTEENKRKDSFIMKKLALLIPGCNPHNNGKSDEDKILYGNKEMSDFCFKKIQLLISTERPKGKRNLCEVFLTSKKQHVRQSVVGRKAKIESLKIENFMNKMEKIKQSDFHIPSLCSDCRTVMSNNAKREFLKRKLEIVKRQEFEDRLQTHLYQKDSVSLIAEITHSCTKPTASTREVWKKLLQNGEC